A region from the Citrobacter telavivensis genome encodes:
- the clpS gene encoding ATP-dependent Clp protease adapter ClpS yields MGKTNDWLDFDQLAADKVRDALKPPSMYKVILVNDDYTPMEFVIDVLQKFFSYDVERATQLMLAVHYHGKAICGVFTAEVAETKVAMVNTYARENEHPLLCTLEKA; encoded by the coding sequence ATGGGTAAGACGAACGACTGGCTGGATTTTGACCAGCTGGCGGCAGATAAAGTGCGTGACGCGCTTAAACCGCCATCTATGTATAAAGTGATATTAGTCAATGATGATTATACTCCGATGGAGTTTGTTATTGACGTGTTACAAAAATTCTTTTCTTATGATGTAGAACGTGCAACGCAACTGATGCTTGCGGTTCACTATCACGGTAAAGCCATTTGCGGTGTATTCACCGCAGAGGTCGCGGAGACCAAAGTGGCGATGGTGAACACGTATGCAAGGGAGAACGAGCATCCGTTGCTGTGTACGCTGGAAAAAGCCTGA
- the cspD gene encoding cold shock-like protein CspD gives METGTVKWFNNAKGFGFICPEGGGEDIFAHYSTIQMDGYRTLKAGQSVQFDVHQGPKGNHASVIVPIEAEAVA, from the coding sequence ATGGAAACGGGTACTGTTAAGTGGTTCAATAATGCCAAAGGGTTTGGTTTCATCTGCCCTGAAGGCGGCGGCGAAGATATTTTCGCTCACTATTCCACCATTCAGATGGATGGTTACAGAACGCTAAAAGCCGGACAGTCTGTCCAGTTTGATGTTCACCAGGGGCCAAAAGGCAATCACGCCAGTGTCATCGTGCCTATCGAAGCAGAAGCTGTTGCATAG